The Brevundimonas vesicularis genome includes the window CACCCCCTTCACCACCCAGCGGTTCGAGGGTCTGTGGGCCGTCGGCTTCACCACCCTGATCTGGACCCTGGCCTTCCTGGGCGCCGGGGTGAAGCTGTTCGCGCCGCGCATCTCGGACAAGTTCTGGAGCGGCGTCTACGTCGTCTTCGGCTGGCTGGCGGTCGCGGCCCTGAAGCCGATGGTCGAGACGGTGCATCCGATCGCTCTGGCCCTGCTGGTCATCGGCGGCCTGATCTACACCGCCGGGGTCTTCGTCTTCATCAGCCCGCGCGTAAAATTCCGCCGCGCCATCTGGCACGGCTTCGTCGTCATCGGGGCGACCGTGCATTGGACGGCGGTGCTGGTCGGCGTCGTGCTGGCCCCGGCGATGAGCCACTGATCGACCGTCCGTTTCCGGCTGTTTCGCCCCCTCTGGCGCATCGCGTCGCAACGGAGGATAGTGACGCGTTGCAACATCGCGAGAACAAGCGTGGCTGACGAAAAGACCAAGGGTGGAAAGACCGGCGACAGCGCTCAGGTCGTCATCAAGAAGTATGCGAACCGCAGGCTCTACAACACGCGGACCAGCGCCTATGTGACGCTGGAAGACCTGGCGACCATGGTGCGCGAGGGGACGGAATTCGTCGTCTATGACGCCAAGACCAACGACGACCTGACCCGCCAGATCCTGACCCAGATCATCTTCGAGGAAGAGAGCCGGGGCGAGGCCTTGCTGCCGGTTCAGTTCCTGCGCCAGCTGATCGGCTTCTACGGCGGTCAGATGCAGGGCGTCCTGCCCTCCTATCTGGAGATGTCGTTGGCCAACTTCGGTCGCCAGCAGGAACAGTTCGCCAGTCAGATGGGCCGCGCCTTTGGAACCGGCGCGGGTGCGACCCTGATGGAGGACGCCGCGCGCGCCAATATGGCGATGTTCGAGCGCGCCATGCAGATGTTCCCGGCCTTCACCTATCCCCGCGCCGAGCCGACGCCCGCCGCGTCGGACGAAAAGGCTGAACCGGCCCCGCCGCCCGAGGCGCCTGACGCCCTGGACGAGATGCGTCGCCAGATGGACGAGATGCGCCGTCAGATCGAGAAACTGGCGGGCGGCAAGGGCAAATGACCGACCGGATCCAGGCCGTCGGCGGACCGGACCGCGTGGATCGCCGCGAAGGCGAACGCCGCGAGCGCGAGCGGCGCGCCCGATCCGCCTCGCGCGCCCTGGTTCCCGTCGATGCGCCTGAGATCGTCGAGCCGCAACCAACCCCGGCAAGAGCTGCCGTCCTGCCGACGCCCGAGCCCGGCGCCGCCGCCTTCGTCGCCCAGCAAATGGGCCAGAGCGGGCAGAAGCGCGGCCTGCGCGGCGGCCCGCCGGTGCTGGACGCGGCCCGCTCCGCCTACCTCGGAGCCGAATATTCCGGCGCGGCCGAGCGTCGTCCGAAAACGGGCAAGACCGCCAAGACCGACATCTGAGCTGACGCCGCTCGGGCGGCACGGGGTTTGCTGGGTGCGGGGCAGAACGCTCTCAGCCGGACCCGCTCATGCCCGCCGTCTTCGCCCTCGCCGCCAAAGCCTTCGACGTGGCCGTCGTCGCCCTGATCTTCACGGCATTTTCGTGAGCGCTACCGCGCTTCGCGCTGCTTGAACGCGTGTTTCTTAGGGCCTACCGCGCTTCGCGCGACTTGAGGCCCAGTTCGCGCTTGGCAGTCACGCCCCGCCGAAATCGAAGTCCTTGCGCGACGCGATGATGGTCACGATGAACCCGGCCAGCACGTCCAGCAGGATCATGATCACGATCAGGAAGAAGGTCGAGGTCGCGAACCCGGGCAGCAGCAGGAACTCCACCAGCACGCCGATGAACAGGATCATCGACAGGGCGTGGTTGATGATGGCGATCCGCTGGCTGGAGGTGGACTTCACCAGCTCGAAGAACAGCAGGATCAGGCCCAGAAACAGGATCAGGTCGCCCGATCCGATCGACCATTGCGCGCCCGAGGTCATGGTGACGGAAAACAGCGGATCGCGCAGCAGCACGTCCGCCTGCACCATCCCCGCCCCGCTCGGCGCGCCGAACAGCACCACGATATTGTAGAGCACCACCGGGATCAGCAGCAGCGGAATGGCGAGCAGCATGGACGGTCCTCTTCGCAGCCGGTCCAACGGCTACGCCTGTTCACCCTGATTTAGCGCCGTTTGCGAAACGCCGCCACAAGGGTTCAGCGCTTGGGAAATCCGCCGGCCCGGCTGAGCGCCGACGGCGCCGGCCGGCCGATGGCCTCGCCTATCCAGCGCGCCGTCGCGATCAGGGCGTCCAGGTCATAGCTGGTCTCGAACCCGCCCCTCGCCAGCATATAGACCAGGTCCTCGGTGGCGATGTTTCCCGTAGCGCCGGGCGCGAACGGACAGCCGCCAATGCCGCCGACAGACGCGTCCAGCACGTCGATCCCCGCCTCGACGCCGGCATAGGCGTTGGCCAGGCCGGTGTTGCGGGTGTCGTGGAAGTGCAGGCGCAGGGTCGCGTCAGGCGCGGCCGCCCTGGCCGCCTCGACCTTTTTCGTCACCGCCCAGGGATCGCCCGCGCCGATGGTGTCGGCCAGCCCGATCTCGCCGACGCCCATCTCGGCGATGGCGCCAACCATGTCCGCGACCTGGTCGACGGACACCTCGCCATCGAACGGACAGCCCCAGACGCAGGAGACCATGGCCGACAACGACGGCGCGCCCTCGCTGGCTTCGGCGTTGTGCCGGCGGGCGACGATCTCGCCCAACATGGCCAGTTGATCCTTAACCGCCAGGCCCTGGTTCTTCAGCCCGAAGCCCTCGGTGGCGGCGACCGAGACATTGACCTCGTCCACCCCGGTCGCCAGCGCCCGGTCATAGCCCTTGCCGTTCAACACGAGGCCGATGCGGCTGCGCCCCGCCTCGTGCGGCAGGGCGGTCATGACCTCTTCGGCGCCCGCCATCTGCGGCACATATTTGGGATGGACGAAGGAGACGGCCTCGATCCGTTTCGCCCCCGCCTGCTCGAGCCGTCGCACCAGATCGGCGCGAACCGCAGGCTCAAGCACCGCCTTTTCGTTCTGCAGGCCATCGCGCGGCCCGACTTCCACGATCTGGATAAAGCGGCCCATCACTCGGCTCCCGCTGCGGCGTTACCGTTCCCATTCCCGTTTCGGGGCGGCGGCGCATAGACGGTCAGGCTGACCGGATCGCCCGCCGAATAGTTGTAGCCGTTGACCATCCCGACCGCGCTACCGGACACGCCCAGACGCGCCGCAGCTGCACGGAAGGCGTCTGCGTCGCGTCCTTCGACGATGGCGGGCCGCCCTTCGGCCAGGGCCTCAGCCGCGCCCTGGGCGTCGGTCAGGTCGGTGTCGCGCCCGGTCAGGAAGACGAAGCTGGGTTCATGGAAGCCGGTGATCGCCACCGGCCCCGGCGTGCGGCCCTGACGCGGGTGCAGATCGGCCGCCTCCAGCGCCTTTTCAAGCTGGGGCGCGATGGCCAGGGGCCGCAGTTGGCGGATCGTGCCCGACAGAGCCGCGTGCGCCACGATCCCGAAGGCCAGCGAGGCCACCAGCGCTGCGACCGGCGCGCGGTTCAGCAGAAGGAAGCCGCCCATCGCCCCCGCCGCCAGCGCCATGACCACCGTCAGCGCCGCCCAGGTCTGGGCCGTTGAGGTGCCATAGACCGTCAGCCCATAGACGGTGATGCCGATGATCAGCAGGGCTGCGAACGCGCCCAGCGCCGCGCCGGTGATGCGCGAGACCTTGCCGATGGGCTGGGCCAGGGCCGCGGCCGCCAGCAGGGCCAGCGCCCCAAAGGTCGGCAGGGTGTAGTGCCAGAGCTTGGTCGGCGCCAGTTCGAACATCAGCCAGCCTGGGACCAGCCAGCAGACCAGGAACCGGATCGCCGGCTCGGCGCGCCGGCTCCAGCCCGTCGAGACGGCGGTGGGCAACAACAGGGTCGAAGGGAAGAACAGCAAGGGCGCCAGCAGCACGTACATGCCGGGGAAGCCCGAATGGCTTTCGTGCGCGCCGGCGATCTTGGGCGCCAGGTCCCCGCCGATGGCCTCGCGCCAGAAGCCGCCGTCGGTGGCGATAGTGATGGCGATGGCCCACGGCCCGACCATCAGGGCGACCAGCGGCAGGCCCCAACCCCAGCCCAGGCGATAAAGCCATTTGACGTTCCGATCCCAGATCGACAGGGCGATGATCGCCAGGGCCACGACCAGAAACCCGATCGGTCCCTTGATCAGGATCGACAGACCGATCCCGATCCAGAACAACAGCTTGTGCAGCCGGATCGGTCGTTTGCCCGCCTTCGTCGCCATATAGATGCGCGCCAGCGCCGCCATGGCCAGGGTCGTCGCGCCGCACAGCATGGCGTCGGTCTTGGCGATCCCGGCCTCGGTCGACAGCAGGAAGTTCGCCCCCATGATGGCCCCGCCGAAGAAGCCGACCCGACTGCCCAGCATGGCCGAGCCGGCCCAGGCCACGGCCCAGGCCGCCAGCATGGCGCCCAGCAGGGACGGGATGCGATAGGGCGCGATTTGGCGGTCCTCGACATCCGAGGTCAGGCCCACGGCGATCGCCTGCATCCAGTAGATGCCGACCGGCTTCTTCCAGCGCGGCTCGTCCTGATAGCGGATGTCCACGTAGTCACCGCTTTCCAGCATCTGGGACGTGGCCTGGGCGAACCGGCTTTCGTCGCGATCCAGCGGCGGCAGCAGCAGCAGGCCCGGCAGGCCGGCGATCAGCGTCAGCAGGGCCGCGAGAACCGGCCCGCGCCAGCCGGCGATGCGGCCATCCAGATCGAAAGTCTTCATTCCAGACTCCTTACACGGCGACTACGCCGTCGTCAGCCGTCTCCCCTAAGCTGTCGTTATCCTCTATGGAGCGCCGATGAACCCCGAAACGCCCGAAATCTCCGTCGTCGTTCCCGTCCATGACGAGGCGGGCGCCGCCGTGCCCCTGGCGCGCGAGATCGCCGCCGCCTTCGCCGGCCGTTCGTACGAGATGATCTTCGTGGACGATGCGTCCAGGGACGCGACCTTGGCCGAGTTGAAGGCGGCCATGGCCGAACTGCCAGCGCTCCGCCTGCTGGCCCACGGGACCAATGCGGGCCAGAGCCGGGCGGTTCGAACCGGCGTCTTGGCCGCGCGCGCGCCGGTCGTGGTGACGATGGACGGCGACGGCCAGAACCCGCCGGCCGATGCGCCCCGCCTGGTCGATGCGCTTCTGGCCGCCCCCGGCGACGTGGGCCTGGTCGGCGGCCGTCGCGCCAAGCGTCAGGACACCGAGGCCAAACGCCAGGCCTCGATCTGGGCCAACCGCATCCGCCGCAAACTGCTGGGTGACGACGCCGACGACACCGGCTGCGGGCTGAAGGCTTTCCGCCGCGACGTCTTCCTGCGCCTGCCCTACTTCGATCACATCCACCGCTACCTGCCGGCGCTGATGATCCGCGAGGGGTTCAAGAACCAGTATCTCGACGTGGACCACCGCCACCGCGAGGTCGGCCGCTCGAAATACACCAACTGGGGCCGCCTGCGGGCGTCGGTCTCGGACCTTCTGGGCGTCATGTGGCTGAAGACGCGGTCCCGTAAGCCGGGCGCGATTTCGGAGTTCTAGAACGCTGTCTCCTCCCCACCTCGTGGGGAGGTGGCGCGACGCCTCTTGGCGTCGTGACGGAGGGGCTGGCGCCGCACCTCCGACATCGGTGGGCCTTCAACAGCCCCTCCACCGCTCAGCGGTCCCCCTCCCCGCTTCGCAGAGAGGATAGGCAAACAAAAAGGGCGGGACCTTGCGGTCCCGCCCTTCTGCATTTCAGCGTCGGTCAGCTTGGACTTAGAAGTCCATGCCGCCCATGCCGCCCATGCCGCCCATGTCGGGGGCCGAGGCGCCGCCCGACTTCTTGGGGGCGTCGGCGACGGCGGCTTCCGTCGTGATCAGGATGCCGGCCACCGAAGCGGCGTCTTGCAGGGCCGTGCGGACAACCTTGGCAGGGTCGATGACGCCCATCTGCACCAGGTCGCCGTACTCTTCGGTCTGGGCGTTGAAGCCGAACGAAGCGTCGCCGTTTTCCAGCACCTTGCCGACCACGATCGAGCCTTCGACGCCCGAGTTTTCGGCGATCTGACGGATCGGAGCCTGCAGGGCGCGACGGATGATCGCGATGCCGGCGTTCTGGTCGGCGTTGTCGCCCTTCACGTCGGCCAGTATCTTGGAGGCCTTCAGCAGGGCGATGCCGCCGCCCGGAACGATGCCTTCGTCAGCCGCGGCGCGCGTGGCGTTCAGGGCGTCGTCGACGCGGTCCTTCTTTTCCTTCACTTCGACTTCGGTCGAACCGCCGACGCGGAGAACCGCGACGCCGCCGGCCAGCTTGGCCAGACGTTCCTGCAGCTTTTCCTTGTCGTAGTCGGAGGTGGTGTCTTCGATCTGGCGCTTGATCTGGGCCACGCGGGCTTCGATCTCGTCCTTGCCGCCGACGCCTTCGACGATGGTGGTGTCGTCCTTGGTGATGGTGACCTTCTTGGCCTTGCCGAGCATGTCGATAGTGACGCTCTCAAGCTTGATACCCAGGTCTTCCGAGATGACCTGGCCGCCCGTCAGGATGGCGATGTCTTCCAGCATGGCCTTGCGGCGATCGCCGAAGCCCGGAGCCTTGACGGCGGCGACGCGCAGGCCGCCACGCAGCTTGTTGACGACCAGGGTCGCCAGGGCTTCGCCTTCGATGTCCTCGGCGATGATCAGCAGCGGACGGCCCGACTGCACCACGGCTTCCAGGATCGGCAGCATGGCTTGCAGCGAGGTCAGCTTCTTCTCGAACAGCAGGATGAGCGGCTCTTCGAGTTGGGCCTCCATCTTGTCGGCGTTGGTGATGAAGTAAGGCGACAGGTAGCCGCGGTCGAACTGCATGCCTTCGACGACGTCGACGGTGGTGTCGGCGGTCTTGGCTTCCTCGACAGTGATGACGCCTTCGTTGCCGACCTTGGCCATCGCCTGAGCGATAAGCTCACCGATTTCCGAGTCGCCGTTGGCCGAGATGGTGCCGACCTGGGCGATTTCCGAGTTGTTCGAAACGGGCTTGGAGTTCGACTTGATCTCTTCCAACACCAGGCCGACGGCCTTGTCGATGCCGCGCTTCAGATCCATCGGGTTCATGCCGGCGGCGACGGCCTTCAGGCCCTCTTGCACGATGGCTTGAGCCAGAACGGTTGCGGTGGTGGTGCCGTCGCCCGCCTTGTCGTTCGTTTTCGAAGCGACTTCGCGGATCATCTGGGCGCCCATGTTCTCGAAGGCGTCTTCCAGCTCGATCTCTTTGGCGACCGACACGCCGTCCTTGGTCGAGCGCGGGGCGCCGAAGGACTTCTGGATCACGACGTTGCGGCCCTTGGGACCCAGCGTCACCTTGACGGCGTTGGCGAGCACGTTGACGCCGCGCAGCATCTTGTCGCGCGCGTCGGTGTTGAAGTGTACGATTTTAGCGGCCATGCGGGCAGCTCCTATCTATATGGATTAATTAAGGAACGTCGGACGTCGGGTGCTTAGGACAGCACGCCCAGGACGTCGGATTCCTTCATGATGATCAGGTCTTCGCCGTCGATCTTCACTTCCGTACCCGACCACTTGCCGAACAGGATGCGGTCGCCGGCCTTCAGCTCAAGAGCATTGACCTTGCCTTGATCGTCACGGGCGCCAGGGCCGACGGAGACGATTTCGCCTTCCTGCGGCTTTTCCTTGGCGGTGTCGGGGATGATGATGCCACCCTTGGTCTTGGATTCTTCTTCAACGCGCTTGACCAGCACGCGGTCGCCGAGCGGACGGAACGCCATCGGACTTCTCCCTGTAAAACCCCCGGATCGGGGCGTTTTTGAAACGGTGTGCGGCGCTCTCGCGATCGCCGTTTTGGCAGCCGACCGGCGAGAGTGCTAACGCGAGCGGGAGTTAGGCAGAGGCAGGGTCATCGTCAAGCGGCGGCGGTGGATCGCCGCGCGAATTCTCTGTGACAAATGAACCAAAAATGAATGCCGACCTCCGGGGTCGTTCAAACTGG containing:
- a CDS encoding glycosyltransferase family 2 protein, producing MNPETPEISVVVPVHDEAGAAVPLAREIAAAFAGRSYEMIFVDDASRDATLAELKAAMAELPALRLLAHGTNAGQSRAVRTGVLAARAPVVVTMDGDGQNPPADAPRLVDALLAAPGDVGLVGGRRAKRQDTEAKRQASIWANRIRRKLLGDDADDTGCGLKAFRRDVFLRLPYFDHIHRYLPALMIREGFKNQYLDVDHRHREVGRSKYTNWGRLRASVSDLLGVMWLKTRSRKPGAISEF
- a CDS encoding ArnT family glycosyltransferase codes for the protein MKTFDLDGRIAGWRGPVLAALLTLIAGLPGLLLLPPLDRDESRFAQATSQMLESGDYVDIRYQDEPRWKKPVGIYWMQAIAVGLTSDVEDRQIAPYRIPSLLGAMLAAWAVAWAGSAMLGSRVGFFGGAIMGANFLLSTEAGIAKTDAMLCGATTLAMAALARIYMATKAGKRPIRLHKLLFWIGIGLSILIKGPIGFLVVALAIIALSIWDRNVKWLYRLGWGWGLPLVALMVGPWAIAITIATDGGFWREAIGGDLAPKIAGAHESHSGFPGMYVLLAPLLFFPSTLLLPTAVSTGWSRRAEPAIRFLVCWLVPGWLMFELAPTKLWHYTLPTFGALALLAAAALAQPIGKVSRITGAALGAFAALLIIGITVYGLTVYGTSTAQTWAALTVVMALAAGAMGGFLLLNRAPVAALVASLAFGIVAHAALSGTIRQLRPLAIAPQLEKALEAADLHPRQGRTPGPVAITGFHEPSFVFLTGRDTDLTDAQGAAEALAEGRPAIVEGRDADAFRAAAARLGVSGSAVGMVNGYNYSAGDPVSLTVYAPPPRNGNGNGNAAAGAE
- the groL gene encoding chaperonin GroEL (60 kDa chaperone family; promotes refolding of misfolded polypeptides especially under stressful conditions; forms two stacked rings of heptamers to form a barrel-shaped 14mer; ends can be capped by GroES; misfolded proteins enter the barrel where they are refolded when GroES binds), whose product is MAAKIVHFNTDARDKMLRGVNVLANAVKVTLGPKGRNVVIQKSFGAPRSTKDGVSVAKEIELEDAFENMGAQMIREVASKTNDKAGDGTTTATVLAQAIVQEGLKAVAAGMNPMDLKRGIDKAVGLVLEEIKSNSKPVSNNSEIAQVGTISANGDSEIGELIAQAMAKVGNEGVITVEEAKTADTTVDVVEGMQFDRGYLSPYFITNADKMEAQLEEPLILLFEKKLTSLQAMLPILEAVVQSGRPLLIIAEDIEGEALATLVVNKLRGGLRVAAVKAPGFGDRRKAMLEDIAILTGGQVISEDLGIKLESVTIDMLGKAKKVTITKDDTTIVEGVGGKDEIEARVAQIKRQIEDTTSDYDKEKLQERLAKLAGGVAVLRVGGSTEVEVKEKKDRVDDALNATRAAADEGIVPGGGIALLKASKILADVKGDNADQNAGIAIIRRALQAPIRQIAENSGVEGSIVVGKVLENGDASFGFNAQTEEYGDLVQMGVIDPAKVVRTALQDAASVAGILITTEAAVADAPKKSGGASAPDMGGMGGMGGMDF
- the trhA gene encoding PAQR family membrane homeostasis protein TrhA: MLRTLKRLVTHVCTPDELDMIEHYPTRAEKLADLWVHVVGLMLAAVGGIILAGLAGVYAGIGGVMATAIYALCLVGMLTASTIYNWTNPCAARPVLRRLDEAAIFLMIAGSYTPFTTQRFEGLWAVGFTTLIWTLAFLGAGVKLFAPRISDKFWSGVYVVFGWLAVAALKPMVETVHPIALALLVIGGLIYTAGVFVFISPRVKFRRAIWHGFVVIGATVHWTAVLVGVVLAPAMSH
- a CDS encoding hydroxymethylglutaryl-CoA lyase, coding for MGRFIQIVEVGPRDGLQNEKAVLEPAVRADLVRRLEQAGAKRIEAVSFVHPKYVPQMAGAEEVMTALPHEAGRSRIGLVLNGKGYDRALATGVDEVNVSVAATEGFGLKNQGLAVKDQLAMLGEIVARRHNAEASEGAPSLSAMVSCVWGCPFDGEVSVDQVADMVGAIAEMGVGEIGLADTIGAGDPWAVTKKVEAARAAAPDATLRLHFHDTRNTGLANAYAGVEAGIDVLDASVGGIGGCPFAPGATGNIATEDLVYMLARGGFETSYDLDALIATARWIGEAIGRPAPSALSRAGGFPKR
- the groES gene encoding co-chaperone GroES, with protein sequence MAFRPLGDRVLVKRVEEESKTKGGIIIPDTAKEKPQEGEIVSVGPGARDDQGKVNALELKAGDRILFGKWSGTEVKIDGEDLIIMKESDVLGVLS
- the phaR gene encoding polyhydroxyalkanoate synthesis repressor PhaR, which encodes MADEKTKGGKTGDSAQVVIKKYANRRLYNTRTSAYVTLEDLATMVREGTEFVVYDAKTNDDLTRQILTQIIFEEESRGEALLPVQFLRQLIGFYGGQMQGVLPSYLEMSLANFGRQQEQFASQMGRAFGTGAGATLMEDAARANMAMFERAMQMFPAFTYPRAEPTPAASDEKAEPAPPPEAPDALDEMRRQMDEMRRQIEKLAGGKGK